In a genomic window of Halostella litorea:
- a CDS encoding AAA family ATPase, with protein MRVIGTVGLPGSGKGEAAAVAEELGVPVVTMGDVIRRECRDRGLDPATHHGEIAQALREENGPAAIAQRSLPVIQEELESADAVLVDGIRSGVEVERFETAFGDDFALVSIEAPFELRAERVNDRGRDATGDDGESLAERDERERGFGMDEAMERADVTIENTGTLESFRRQVRSLIRDGPEALREEA; from the coding sequence ATGAGAGTCATCGGGACCGTCGGCCTGCCCGGCAGCGGGAAGGGCGAGGCCGCGGCCGTCGCCGAGGAACTCGGCGTGCCCGTCGTGACGATGGGCGACGTGATCCGCCGGGAGTGCCGGGACCGGGGGCTGGACCCGGCGACCCACCACGGGGAGATCGCCCAGGCGCTGCGCGAGGAGAACGGCCCGGCCGCGATCGCCCAGCGGTCGCTGCCGGTGATCCAGGAGGAACTGGAGTCCGCCGACGCCGTCCTCGTCGACGGCATCCGGTCGGGCGTCGAGGTCGAACGCTTCGAGACGGCGTTCGGCGACGACTTCGCGCTGGTGAGCATCGAGGCCCCGTTCGAGTTGCGCGCCGAACGTGTGAACGACCGCGGGCGGGACGCCACCGGCGACGACGGCGAGAGCCTCGCCGAACGCGACGAGCGCGAGCGCGGATTCGGCATGGACGAGGCGATGGAGCGGGCGGACGTGACCATCGAGAACACGGGGACGCTGGAGTCGTTCCGGCGGCAGGTCCGGTCGCTGATCCGCGACGGCCCCGAGGCGCTCCGGGAGGAAGCATGA
- a CDS encoding aminopeptidase, whose product MDPRIREHASLLVHEALELEEGDDVVIKAPPVAEDLVVALHEAIGDVGANPVAQYTTRGGRAIRAYLRAHDGDFDTPDHEMALIEAADAHVHIRGHENVTEKSDVDPEQSSAWEQAQRPILNERLTDNWTLTQFPAPANAQLAEMSTEGYENFVWDAVNKDWDAQHELQEQMVEILDPADEVRIVSGDTTDVTMSVAGNVTINDTCTNNVPGGEVFTAPVPASVEGEVLFDKPLYHQGREVLGAYVKFEDGEVVEHSAEKNEEVLTGILETDDGARRLGELGIGMNRDIDRFTYNMLFDEKMGDTVHMALGRAYEANVGEGNEQNESAVHVDMIVDMSEDSYIEVDGEVVQRNGTFKFEDGFESEAE is encoded by the coding sequence ATGGACCCGCGTATCCGCGAACACGCGTCCCTGCTCGTTCACGAGGCGCTCGAACTCGAAGAGGGCGACGACGTGGTGATCAAGGCACCGCCCGTCGCGGAGGACCTGGTCGTTGCCCTCCACGAGGCCATCGGCGACGTGGGGGCCAACCCCGTCGCCCAGTACACCACCCGCGGCGGCCGCGCAATCCGGGCGTACCTCCGCGCCCACGACGGCGACTTCGACACGCCCGACCACGAGATGGCGCTGATAGAGGCCGCCGACGCCCACGTCCACATCCGGGGCCACGAGAACGTCACCGAGAAGAGCGACGTCGACCCCGAGCAAAGCTCCGCCTGGGAGCAGGCCCAGCGGCCCATCCTGAACGAGCGGCTGACGGACAACTGGACGCTCACGCAGTTCCCCGCGCCCGCCAACGCCCAGCTCGCCGAGATGAGTACGGAAGGGTACGAGAACTTCGTCTGGGACGCCGTCAACAAGGACTGGGACGCCCAGCACGAACTGCAGGAGCAGATGGTCGAGATACTCGACCCCGCCGACGAGGTGCGGATCGTCTCCGGCGACACGACCGACGTGACGATGAGCGTCGCCGGCAACGTGACGATAAACGACACCTGCACGAACAACGTCCCCGGCGGCGAGGTGTTCACCGCGCCCGTCCCCGCCTCCGTGGAGGGCGAGGTGCTGTTCGACAAGCCCCTGTACCACCAGGGCCGCGAAGTGCTCGGCGCGTACGTGAAGTTCGAGGACGGCGAGGTCGTCGAGCACAGCGCCGAGAAAAACGAGGAGGTGCTGACGGGCATCCTCGAAACCGACGACGGGGCGCGCCGCCTCGGCGAACTCGGCATCGGCATGAACCGCGACATCGACCGCTTCACCTACAACATGCTGTTCGACGAGAAGATGGGCGACACCGTCCACATGGCGCTTGGCCGCGCCTACGAGGCCAACGTCGGCGAGGGCAACGAACAGAACGAGAGCGCCGTCCACGTCGACATGATCGTGGACATGAGCGAGGACTCCTACATCGAGGTCGACGGCGAAGTCGTCCAGCGGAACGGGACGTTCAAGTTCGAGGACGGGTTCGAGAGCGAGGCCGAGTGA
- a CDS encoding amino acid permease produces MSDEELAKDLGLVSAMTIGIGTMIGAGIFVLPGVAARAAGPIVVVSFVVGGVIAMVNALSVSELGTAMPKAGGGYYYVNRALGPLFGSIAGMGDWMGLAFASAFYSIGFGQYLATLAPIPGILFLTDIQVGALIAGTAFVLVNYVGAKETGGVQTVIVTLLLAILGVFAVQGWLSFDYATLAGDGGLAPMGAGAILPGTALVFVSFLGYAKIATVAEELKNPGRNLPLAVIGSVAIVTVLYAILVSIMLGVVPWPELSKDAPLTQATEAAFPGGYAGIAVTTVTAGALLATASSANASILASARINFAMGRDKIVTNWLNEIHPSYATPYRSIVVTGAMIVVFIAALGQDIEVLSKAASVLHLVVYALMNAALIVFRETDAPEYDPDFTVPLYPLTPVAGMALSLGLLAFVGGRELALSAVFVVAAVVWYFAYARKHTPKRGLLGRYIRDRRATMPDSVVGAAETVAPDGATSPDEPTVMVALSNPRTERALMTLAGALAKAKGGSVLATHVVQVPDQTSLAAAAEQRGDLVTESEELLADARADAERFGVAVETRTILSHQGVAEVFDAAREHEADTVVMGYGGAQLAGGRVEGTLDELTHDLPCDVLVLNERAFDPGRILLPTAGGYSSDLSAELARALRDAVDAEVSVLYVAEDDESEAAAREFVGGWAADHGLDDAELLVETGDVETAIRDAAADRSLVVVGATEEGLLSRVVRGSLTLSVLENLDASVLLAERPHSRSLRERLFG; encoded by the coding sequence GTGAGTGACGAGGAACTCGCCAAGGACCTCGGTCTCGTCTCCGCGATGACGATCGGGATCGGGACGATGATCGGCGCGGGCATCTTCGTCCTGCCCGGCGTCGCGGCCAGGGCCGCCGGGCCGATCGTCGTCGTCTCGTTCGTCGTCGGCGGCGTCATCGCGATGGTCAACGCCCTCTCCGTCTCCGAACTCGGGACGGCGATGCCGAAAGCCGGCGGGGGGTACTACTACGTCAACCGGGCGCTCGGACCGCTGTTCGGCTCGATCGCGGGGATGGGCGACTGGATGGGCCTGGCCTTCGCCAGCGCCTTCTACAGCATCGGCTTCGGACAGTACCTCGCGACCCTCGCGCCGATCCCCGGGATCCTGTTTCTCACGGACATCCAGGTCGGCGCGCTGATCGCCGGCACCGCGTTCGTCCTCGTGAACTACGTCGGCGCGAAGGAGACCGGCGGCGTCCAGACGGTCATCGTGACCCTGCTTTTGGCGATCCTGGGCGTGTTCGCGGTCCAGGGCTGGCTGTCGTTCGACTACGCGACGCTGGCCGGCGACGGCGGCCTCGCGCCGATGGGGGCCGGGGCGATCCTCCCCGGTACCGCGCTGGTGTTCGTCTCCTTCCTCGGGTACGCGAAGATCGCGACGGTCGCCGAGGAACTGAAAAACCCCGGCCGGAACCTCCCGCTGGCCGTCATCGGGAGCGTCGCCATCGTCACCGTCCTCTATGCGATCCTCGTGAGCATCATGCTCGGCGTCGTGCCGTGGCCGGAACTGAGCAAGGACGCCCCGCTCACGCAGGCGACCGAAGCCGCGTTCCCGGGCGGCTACGCCGGGATCGCCGTCACGACCGTGACGGCCGGCGCGCTGCTGGCGACCGCGTCGAGCGCGAACGCCTCGATCCTCGCGTCGGCCCGGATCAACTTCGCGATGGGCCGGGACAAGATCGTCACGAACTGGCTGAACGAGATCCACCCGAGCTACGCCACGCCGTACCGCTCCATCGTCGTCACGGGCGCGATGATCGTCGTCTTCATCGCCGCCCTCGGACAGGACATCGAGGTGCTGTCGAAGGCGGCGAGCGTCCTCCACCTCGTCGTGTACGCGCTGATGAACGCGGCGCTCATCGTGTTCCGGGAGACCGACGCGCCCGAGTACGACCCGGACTTCACCGTCCCGCTCTACCCGCTGACGCCGGTCGCGGGGATGGCGCTGTCGCTGGGGCTGCTCGCGTTCGTCGGCGGGCGCGAACTCGCGCTGTCGGCGGTGTTCGTCGTCGCCGCGGTCGTGTGGTACTTCGCGTACGCCCGGAAGCACACGCCGAAGCGGGGCCTGCTCGGGCGGTACATCCGGGACCGGCGGGCGACGATGCCCGACTCGGTCGTCGGCGCGGCCGAAACCGTCGCGCCGGACGGGGCGACGAGCCCCGACGAGCCGACCGTCATGGTCGCGCTCTCGAACCCCCGGACCGAGCGTGCGCTCATGACCCTCGCCGGCGCGCTGGCGAAGGCGAAGGGCGGGTCGGTACTCGCCACCCACGTCGTGCAGGTGCCCGACCAGACGTCGCTGGCGGCGGCCGCCGAGCAGCGCGGCGACCTCGTGACGGAGTCGGAGGAACTCCTGGCCGACGCACGGGCCGACGCGGAGCGCTTCGGCGTGGCCGTCGAGACGAGGACGATCCTCTCCCACCAGGGCGTCGCCGAGGTGTTCGACGCCGCGCGCGAACACGAGGCCGACACGGTCGTGATGGGCTACGGCGGCGCGCAGCTGGCCGGCGGGCGGGTGGAAGGGACCCTCGACGAACTCACCCACGACCTCCCCTGTGACGTGCTCGTGTTGAACGAGCGGGCGTTCGACCCCGGCCGGATCCTGCTGCCGACCGCGGGCGGCTACTCGTCGGACCTCTCCGCGGAGCTGGCCCGCGCGCTCCGCGACGCGGTCGACGCCGAGGTTTCGGTCCTCTACGTCGCCGAAGACGACGAGAGCGAGGCGGCCGCCCGGGAGTTCGTCGGCGGGTGGGCGGCCGACCACGGGCTGGACGACGCCGAGTTACTGGTCGAGACCGGCGACGTCGAGACGGCCATCCGGGACGCCGCCGCCGACCGGTCGCTGGTGGTCGTCGGGGCCACGGAGGAGGGGCTGCTCTCCCGCGTGGTGCGTGGCTCGCTGACGCTGTCGGTGCTGGAGAACCTCGACGCGTCGGTGCTGCTCGCCGAGCGCCCGCACTCGCGGTCCCTGCGGGAGCGGCTGTTCGGCTGA
- a CDS encoding universal stress protein, translating to MNALAHLVVPVASEADARATGAALRPYLDGVERVTAIHVIEKAGGAVDKAPLAKRREDAAEFLAVVESEIGDAVAVDTRTAFDTDVVDAVFAAAADAGATAVAFRPRGGSRIVRLLTGDTATGLVTDPEIPVIALPDPAEGE from the coding sequence GTGAACGCGCTCGCCCACCTCGTCGTCCCCGTCGCGAGCGAGGCCGACGCCAGGGCCACCGGCGCCGCGCTCCGCCCGTATCTGGACGGCGTCGAACGCGTAACGGCGATACACGTCATCGAGAAGGCCGGCGGCGCAGTCGACAAGGCACCGCTGGCCAAACGCCGCGAGGACGCCGCCGAGTTTCTGGCCGTCGTCGAGTCGGAGATCGGCGACGCCGTCGCGGTCGACACCCGGACCGCCTTCGACACGGACGTCGTCGACGCGGTGTTCGCGGCGGCGGCCGACGCCGGCGCGACCGCGGTCGCGTTCCGGCCCCGGGGCGGCAGCCGCATCGTTCGGCTCCTGACCGGCGACACCGCGACGGGGCTGGTCACCGACCCCGAGATACCGGTCATCGCACTGCCGGACCCGGCGGAGGGCGAGTGA